Proteins encoded by one window of Clostridium perfringens:
- the rph gene encoding ribonuclease PH has product MRSSGRKKEQIRPVKITRNFTKYAEGSVLIEVGDTKVLCTASIEEKVPPFLKGSGEGWITAEYNMLPRSTQSRKQREINKLKIDGRTMEIQRLIGRALRSAVDMKALGEKTIWIDCDVLQADGGTRTTSITGSFVALVDAVNKLHQKKPFNVYPIRHFVSAVSVGIVGEEKVLDLCYEEDHVAKVDMNVVMTEEGEFIEIQGTGEAGPFSRKELDELLNLAEKGAKQMIQAQKDALKTDSLWIGTGRE; this is encoded by the coding sequence ATGAGAAGTAGTGGAAGAAAAAAAGAACAGATAAGACCAGTTAAAATAACAAGAAACTTTACTAAATATGCAGAAGGCTCTGTATTAATAGAAGTTGGGGATACTAAAGTATTATGTACTGCTTCAATAGAAGAGAAAGTTCCACCTTTTTTAAAGGGTTCTGGAGAAGGATGGATAACTGCTGAATATAACATGCTTCCAAGAAGTACTCAAAGTAGAAAACAAAGAGAGATAAATAAACTTAAAATAGATGGAAGAACAATGGAAATACAAAGACTTATAGGAAGAGCTCTTAGATCAGCTGTAGATATGAAAGCTTTAGGAGAAAAAACTATTTGGATAGACTGTGATGTTCTTCAAGCTGATGGAGGAACTAGAACGACTTCTATTACAGGTTCATTTGTGGCATTGGTTGATGCTGTAAATAAACTTCATCAAAAGAAACCTTTCAATGTTTATCCTATAAGACATTTTGTCAGCGCAGTAAGTGTTGGAATAGTAGGGGAAGAGAAAGTATTAGACTTATGCTATGAAGAAGACCATGTAGCTAAAGTAGATATGAATGTTGTAATGACAGAAGAGGGAGAATTTATAGAAATTCAAGGAACTGGAGAGGCTGGACCTTTTTCAAGAAAAGAATTAGATGAATTATTAAATCTTGCTGAAAAGGGAGCAAAACAAATGATACAAGCACAAAAAGATGCTTTAAAGACAGATTCTTTATGGATAGGAACAGGGAGAGAGTAA
- a CDS encoding XTP/dITP diphosphatase: protein MKKFILASNNAHKVKEIKEILKDFNLNILSLNEAGIDIDVEEDGKTFEENSFKKANEIRKYLLSKGESDFIVMADDSGLEVDYLNGAPGIYSARYAGEHGNDSKNNEKLLEELKNVKEDERKANFICVIVAVTDKGEKIVAEGKSYGVILEALSGNEGFGYDPLFFVPEYKKTFAEMTSDEKNAISHRGRALEKLKDNLKGILK, encoded by the coding sequence ATGAAAAAATTTATACTAGCAAGTAATAATGCACATAAGGTAAAAGAAATAAAAGAAATATTAAAAGATTTTAATTTAAACATATTATCTTTAAATGAAGCAGGAATAGACATAGATGTTGAAGAGGACGGAAAAACATTTGAAGAAAATTCTTTTAAGAAAGCTAATGAAATAAGAAAGTATTTACTTAGTAAGGGTGAAAGTGATTTTATTGTAATGGCTGATGATTCAGGACTAGAAGTAGATTATTTAAATGGAGCGCCAGGTATATATTCTGCCAGATATGCAGGGGAACATGGAAATGATTCTAAAAATAATGAAAAGTTATTAGAGGAATTAAAAAATGTTAAAGAAGATGAAAGAAAAGCTAATTTTATATGTGTAATAGTTGCAGTTACAGATAAAGGAGAAAAAATAGTAGCAGAGGGAAAAAGTTATGGAGTAATTTTAGAAGCTTTAAGTGGAAATGAAGGTTTTGGATATGATCCTTTATTTTTCGTACCAGAATACAAAAAAACTTTCGCAGAAATGACTTCAGATGAAAAGAATGCTATTAGCCATAGGGGAAGAGCTTTAGAAAAACTAAAGGATAATTTAAAAGGGATACTTAAATAG
- a CDS encoding metallophosphoesterase, with translation MKVAIVSDTHGVTHVIEYIKTLLNDSYVLIHLGDNINDVKLLSEGFKGKVYSVVGNCDYERNGQVEQVIEIEGKKFLITHGHKYTVKYGLDKIYYRGLELGVDGVIFGHTHRKVALKEGNMWIINPGSPSIPKDGEASIAFMNVDSENVEVSFFSI, from the coding sequence ATGAAAGTAGCTATAGTCAGTGATACACATGGAGTTACTCATGTTATTGAATATATAAAAACTTTACTAAATGATTCATATGTTCTTATACATTTAGGAGATAATATAAATGATGTTAAGTTATTAAGTGAAGGTTTTAAGGGAAAGGTATATTCTGTTGTAGGAAACTGTGACTATGAAAGAAATGGGCAAGTTGAGCAAGTTATTGAAATTGAAGGCAAAAAATTTCTAATAACTCATGGACATAAATATACAGTTAAATATGGATTGGATAAAATTTACTATAGAGGACTTGAATTAGGAGTAGATGGAGTGATTTTTGGTCATACTCATAGAAAAGTAGCCTTAAAAGAGGGAAATATGTGGATAATAAATCCTGGTAGTCCATCAATACCTAAAGATGGAGAAGCAAGTATAGCTTTTATGAATGTAGATTCTGAAAATGTAGAAGTAAGCTTTTTTTCTATTTAA
- a CDS encoding aminoacyl-histidine dipeptidase — protein MRVLENLEPKSVFRFFEDLTRIPHDSGNEKELSDYLVKFAKERNLEVIQDEALNVIIKKPATKGYETVPGVIIQGHMDMVCEKLKSSNHDFKKDPLKLRIIDDKFVYATDTTLGADDGISLAYGLAILDSNNIEHPAIEFVATTEEETVMGGATALDTSLLKGKVLLNIDAEEEGVFIAGCAGGIMVYPEINAEFEEFNGEALKLEISGFKGGHSGMEIHKQRGNANKLMGRILYALSKEVDFNIASIKGGSKHNAIPQYCQSIIAVKKEQVEKVKEICTALEKDLKAEYRIGEPDVNLSVKSIEGVEKQLTKKVTEDVTRFLVLVPDGLQSMSQEINGLVESSLNLGIVEMVEDKIKFIIDIRSAVKSKKIEITNRVEALCKVIGANMTKDGDYPEWEYEAESKIKDLSIKTYSDLFGSEPQITALHAGLECGIFKEKMGQEVEMISFGPDIFDVHTANEHFKIESVGRCYRFLTELLKNMK, from the coding sequence ATGAGAGTATTAGAAAACCTAGAGCCTAAAAGTGTATTTAGATTTTTTGAAGATTTAACAAGAATACCACATGATTCTGGAAATGAAAAAGAACTTAGTGATTATCTTGTTAAGTTTGCAAAGGAGAGAAATCTTGAAGTTATTCAGGATGAGGCACTAAATGTAATAATTAAAAAGCCTGCTACTAAGGGGTATGAAACTGTACCAGGAGTTATAATTCAAGGGCATATGGATATGGTATGTGAAAAATTAAAGAGTAGTAATCACGATTTTAAAAAAGATCCTTTAAAATTAAGAATTATTGATGATAAATTTGTTTATGCTACAGATACTACTTTAGGAGCAGATGATGGTATTTCCTTAGCCTATGGATTAGCTATCTTAGATTCTAATAATATAGAGCATCCAGCAATAGAGTTTGTAGCAACTACAGAGGAAGAAACAGTTATGGGGGGAGCTACTGCTTTAGATACTTCACTTTTAAAAGGAAAGGTTTTATTAAATATAGATGCTGAAGAAGAAGGAGTATTTATTGCAGGCTGTGCTGGAGGAATAATGGTTTATCCAGAAATAAATGCTGAATTTGAAGAGTTTAATGGAGAAGCTTTAAAATTAGAGATTTCAGGTTTTAAGGGTGGACACTCAGGAATGGAAATCCATAAACAAAGAGGAAATGCTAATAAGTTAATGGGAAGAATCTTATATGCTTTAAGCAAAGAAGTTGACTTTAACATTGCATCAATTAAGGGTGGATCAAAACATAATGCAATACCACAATATTGTCAAAGCATAATTGCAGTTAAGAAAGAACAGGTAGAAAAGGTTAAAGAAATTTGTACTGCCTTAGAAAAAGATTTAAAGGCAGAATACAGAATTGGAGAGCCAGATGTTAATCTTTCTGTTAAAAGTATTGAAGGAGTGGAAAAACAATTAACTAAAAAGGTTACAGAGGATGTAACTAGATTTTTAGTTTTAGTTCCAGATGGATTACAATCTATGAGTCAAGAGATAAATGGATTAGTTGAAAGCAGTTTAAATCTTGGAATAGTAGAAATGGTAGAGGATAAAATTAAATTTATTATTGATATAAGAAGTGCAGTTAAGAGTAAAAAGATAGAAATTACAAATAGAGTAGAGGCTCTTTGTAAAGTTATAGGAGCTAATATGACTAAAGATGGAGATTATCCAGAGTGGGAATATGAAGCAGAATCAAAAATAAAAGATTTAAGCATTAAAACTTACAGTGATTTATTTGGAAGTGAGCCTCAAATAACAGCTTTACATGCAGGTCTTGAGTGTGGAATCTTTAAAGAAAAGATGGGACAAGAGGTAGAAATGATAAGTTTTGGTCCAGATATATTTGATGTGCATACAGCAAATGAGCATTTTAAAATAGAATCTGTTGGAAGATGCTATAGATTCTTAACTGAATTATTAAAGAACATGAAATAA
- a CDS encoding YjgB family protein, with product MKKLLVPVLVIIIFALLFVGCTNSSNSSSDSSVEIINSNQQNSNSNNNNSSNNDTKKSDSNNASHKDNKDNNVSNNKNTNKKLDNKAEKLLKDIKEKAVKGEIIDYDFKLGDSIYDVIDKLGKPSSENYVAEAKGNYFNFDSYNLSFGCNKGDQIFEIRSLNKDLKSLDLNNVENFFGKPDYTVTTKSKEKIIGYKITKDFKILFVFNTSTYKLDHYSVLYPSITHNSMAGDNGREW from the coding sequence GTGAAAAAGTTACTTGTACCAGTTTTAGTTATTATAATTTTTGCATTGCTATTTGTAGGATGTACAAATTCTTCTAATTCATCAAGTGATTCTTCTGTAGAAATAATAAATAGTAATCAGCAAAATTCTAATTCCAATAATAATAACAGTTCTAATAATGACACTAAAAAATCTGACTCTAACAATGCTTCACATAAAGATAACAAAGATAACAATGTTTCCAATAATAAAAATACTAATAAAAAATTAGATAATAAAGCCGAAAAATTATTAAAAGATATTAAAGAAAAGGCTGTAAAAGGTGAAATTATTGACTATGATTTTAAACTAGGTGATTCAATATATGATGTAATTGACAAATTAGGAAAACCTTCTAGTGAAAATTATGTTGCTGAAGCTAAAGGAAATTACTTTAATTTTGATTCCTATAATTTATCATTTGGATGTAATAAGGGTGATCAAATCTTTGAAATTAGATCTTTAAATAAGGATTTAAAAAGCTTAGATTTAAATAATGTAGAAAACTTTTTTGGGAAGCCTGATTATACTGTTACAACTAAATCAAAAGAAAAAATTATTGGATATAAAATAACAAAAGATTTTAAAATACTATTTGTATTCAATACTAGTACATATAAATTAGACCATTATTCTGTTCTATATCCAAGTATAACTCATAATTCTATGGCAGGAGACAATGGCAGAGAGTGGTAA
- a CDS encoding chromate transporter — protein sequence MKELINLYFLFIKLGFMNFGGGYALFPILQKEIIEKRNWITNEELMDYYAIGQCTPGVIAVNTATFIGHKRKGNLGGILATLGFVTPSLIMITIIATFIGNFSDLPIVKNAFAGIRVCVAVLILNTAINLIKTSVIDIKTCIIFVLVAGFSIFTDISPVLYVIIAGIAGIVLRSIGGKKNDTN from the coding sequence ATGAAAGAATTAATTAATTTATATTTTCTTTTTATAAAATTAGGATTTATGAATTTTGGAGGGGGATATGCTTTATTTCCAATATTACAAAAAGAAATAATTGAAAAAAGAAATTGGATTACTAATGAAGAGTTAATGGATTACTATGCAATTGGTCAGTGTACCCCAGGAGTAATTGCAGTAAATACAGCCACATTTATAGGTCATAAAAGAAAAGGAAATCTAGGAGGAATACTAGCAACCCTTGGTTTTGTTACTCCATCATTAATAATGATAACAATAATTGCTACATTTATTGGAAACTTTTCAGATCTTCCAATAGTTAAGAATGCCTTTGCTGGGATTCGTGTATGTGTAGCAGTATTAATTTTAAATACAGCAATAAATTTAATTAAGACATCAGTAATTGATATTAAAACATGTATTATTTTTGTATTAGTAGCTGGATTTTCTATATTTACAGATATATCTCCTGTTTTATATGTAATAATAGCAGGAATAGCAGGAATAGTATTAAGATCAATTGGAGGTAAAAAGAATGATACTAATTAG
- a CDS encoding chromate transporter produces MILIRLFLEFFKVGLFAVGGGAATIPFLYNISDKTHWFTHTDLANMIAISQSVPGAMGINMATYVGYATYGVLGAITSTIGIIVPSIIIILIVARVLAKFKENKRVADCFYGLRPASTGLLLAAGFEIVKISILTLNKYAETHNITDILSIKALILAGILFFFIRKYKKSPIFYIIASAIVGIIFNFAK; encoded by the coding sequence ATGATACTAATTAGATTATTTTTAGAATTTTTTAAAGTTGGTCTTTTTGCCGTAGGCGGTGGAGCTGCTACTATACCATTTCTATATAATATTTCAGATAAAACACATTGGTTTACTCATACTGATCTTGCAAACATGATTGCAATATCTCAATCAGTACCAGGTGCTATGGGAATCAATATGGCAACTTATGTTGGTTATGCAACCTATGGAGTTTTAGGTGCCATTACCTCAACCATAGGTATTATAGTACCTTCAATAATTATAATTTTAATTGTAGCGAGAGTCTTAGCAAAATTTAAAGAAAATAAAAGAGTGGCTGATTGTTTTTATGGATTAAGACCAGCATCAACAGGTCTTTTACTTGCGGCAGGCTTTGAAATAGTAAAAATATCAATATTAACTTTAAATAAATATGCAGAAACACATAATATTACAGATATATTATCAATTAAAGCTTTAATATTAGCAGGAATTTTATTCTTTTTTATAAGAAAATATAAAAAGTCACCAATTTTTTATATTATTGCCTCAGCCATAGTAGGTATAATATTCAATTTTGCTAAATAA